One genomic window of Gossypium hirsutum isolate 1008001.06 chromosome D11, Gossypium_hirsutum_v2.1, whole genome shotgun sequence includes the following:
- the LOC107955264 gene encoding probable leucine-rich repeat receptor-like serine/threonine-protein kinase At3g14840 isoform X2, translating to MKPNLSTHFLFIHIKPKKKKTLLNPLQKHSNMLFLRLFFGSIFIVCCLTTLSNEASLPNAEVEALESIGRTLGKTNWNFTGTCIQGNGRLDQPSPEFNESYVDNVICDCSFNNYTTCHVIHILLKGQGLSGTLPLNLTSLPFLQEIDLTRNYLNGTIPPGWGSSTRLIKIVLENNGLSGTLPAALRDLPKIEKLHLGSNYFTGTIPETFASLTSLKEFRISDNNFTGQIPDFIFRNWTNLEKIYIEGSGLSGPIPSINATLLNLTYIIISDLNGAETNFTQPLINASLPKLKRLMMRSCNLIGEIPASFGRFTSIKILDLSFNRLTGEIPNQLSGLKFDNLFLNGNNFTGSVPQWILETNEKVDLSYNNFNDTGESSCQISKTVNLFASIARLNNTGIVPCLTSQITCSSEPLHFVHINCGGREITVNGTTYEADIDQAGPSTFYRSTNWAFSSTGIFLGNDNTDDNYFFDNGQVSVNGRDEQLYKNARLAPSSLTYYVFCLANATYLVNLHFAEIQFTNDRNYSSLGRRIFDVYIQGERMLKDFNIKEKTGGAGIPTVEPFNANVTDGTLEIRFQWTGKGTTSIPERGIYGPLISAISIFDPKYKPGSISVAAVVGIVAGVVFAALLILGILWWNGCLRRKSTLEQDLKGIELQTTSFTLRQIKAATNDFHASNKIGEGGFGPVYKGTLAEGTMVAVKQLSARSKQGNREFVTEIGMISALQHPHLVKLYGCCIEGNQLMLIYEYLENNSLARALFGPQESQSILDWPTRKKICIGIARGLAYLHEESRLKIVHRDIKATNVLLDKNLNPKISDFGLAKLDEEDNTHISTRIAGTYGYMAPEYALHGHLTEKADVYSFGIVALEIVSGRCNTRIRPKQEPFILLEWALVLKENGNLLEFVDTRIGSDCDKNEVMIMINVALLCTNPTASARPPMSSVVSMLEGKAEVQEYCTDSMSYSSRQKNVETMKKLHRKLEDDDDVDISQTKSMLGDAPWTTSSTSAADLYPVSLTSGYWQNRDSTN from the exons ATGAAACCCAATCTTTCAACCCATTTTTTGTTCATTCATatcaagccaaaaaaaaaaaaaaccctcttgAATCCACTCCAAAAACATTCCAATATGTTGTTTCTTCGACTTTTTTTTGGGTCAATATTCATAGTTTGTTGCCTTACAACGCTTTCAAACGAAGCTTCACTTCCAAATGCTGAAG TGGAAGCTTTGGAAAGTATTGGTAGAACATTAGGGAAGACAAACTGGAACTTTACTGGAACATGCATTCAAGGCAATGGTCGGTTGGACCAACCTTCACCCGAGTTTAATGAATCTTATGTTGATAATGTTATATGCGATTGTTCCTTCAACAACTATACTACCTGTCATGTCATTCACAT ACTACTCAAGGGACAGGGCCTTTCGGGTACTCTCCCACTAAACTTGACAAGTCTCCCTTTTCTGCAAGAAAT TGACCTAACTCGAAACTATCTTAATGGCACTATTCCTCCAGGGTGGGGTTCTTCTACGCGACTCATTAAGAT AGTCCTTGAGAACAATGGTCTTTCAGGAACTTTGCCTGCAGCGCTGAGGGATCTACCCAAAATTGAGAAATT ACATCTTGGTTCCAACTATTTTACTGGGACAATACCTGAAACCTTTGCTAGTCTGACTTCATTGAAGGAATT TCGGATTAGTGACAACAATTTTACAGGACAAATTCCTGACTTCATATTCCGAAATTGGACAAATCTTGAAAAGAT ATATATTGAGGGAAGTGGTTTGAGTGGACCAATTCCATCCATTAATGCTACTTTACTTAACTTAACATACAT AATAATTAGTGACTTGAATGGAGCTGAAACAAATTTTACACAACCACTCATCAATGCCAGTTTGCCTAAATTGAAAAGACT GATGATGAGGAGTTGCAATCTCATTGGAGAGATACCTGCTTCTTTTGGGAGATTTACATCCATAAAGATATT AGATCTCAGCTTTAATAGACTCACTGGAGAAATTCCAAATCAGCTTTCTGGCCTTAAATTCGATAATTT GTTCTTAAATGGAAACAATTTTACTGGATCAGTCCCTCAATGGATACTGGAAACAAACGAAAAAGT GGATCTTTCATACAACAACTTCAATGACACAGGTGAATCAAGCTGTCAAATAAGCAAAACCGT GAACTTGTTCGCAAGCATTGCAAGACTCAATAACAC GGGAATTGTTCCATGTTTGACAAGCCAAATTACCTGCTCATCAGAAC CTTTGCACTTTGTCCATATAAATTGTGGAGGGAGAGAAATAACTGTTAATGGCACCACTTACGAAGCCGATATCGATCAAGCCGGGCCTTCGACATTTTACAGAAGTACCAACTGGGCATTTAGCAGCACCGGAATTTTTCTAGGCAATGACAACACCGACGACAACTATTTTTTTGACAATGGACAAGTTTCTGTCAATGGTCGTGATGAACAACTCTACAAAAATGCAAGGCTTGCGCCTAGCTCTTTGACTTACTATGTATTCTGTCTCGCCAATGCAACTTACTTAGTAAACCTCCATTTCGCTGAGATTCAGTTCACTAATGATCGAAATTATAGCAGCTTGGGGAGACGCATATTTGATGTTTACATTCAG GGAGAGCGGATGCTGAAGGATTTcaatattaaagaaaaaacagGAGGGGCAGGCATACCAACAGTAGAACCATTCAATGCAAATGTAACCGATGGCACTTTAGAGATTCGTTTCCAATGGACCGGAAAAGGGACAACTTCTATACCCGAGAGAGGCATTTACGGCCCTCTAATATCAGCAATATCCATTTTTGATCCTA AATATAAACCTGGCAGTATCTCAGTAGCTGCAGTGGTCGGTATTGTGGCCGGAGTAGTGTTTGCTGCTTTACTGATTTTAGGCATCCTTTGGTGGAATGGCTGTTTAAGACGGAAGAGTACATTGGAACAAG ATCTAAAAGGTATAGAGTTGCAGACAACTTCCTTTACCTTAAGGCAAATTAAAGCTGCTACAAACGATTTTCATGCTTCTAATAAAATTGGAGAAGGTGGTTTTGGTCCCGTCTACAAG GGCACTCTGGCAGAAGGCACGATGGTTGCTGTTAAGCAGCTATCAGCTCGATCGAAGCAAGGAAACCGTGAGTTTGTGACTGAGATTGGCATGATTTCAGCTCTACAACACCCTCATCTTGTAAAGTTGTATGGATGTTGCATTGAAGGAAACCAACTGATGCTTATATACGAGTACCTGGAAAACAACAGCCTTGCTCGTGCATTATTTG GGCCACAAGAATCTCAGTCGATATTAGACTGGCCAACAAGAAAGAAGATCTGCATTGGTATAGCAAGAGGATTAGCTTACCTCCATGAAGAATCAAGGTTGAAGATTGTGCATAGAGACATCAAGGCCACCAATGTGTTGCTTGATAAGaatctaaaccctaaaatatCCGACTTTGGTTTGGCTAAGCTTGATGAAGAAGATAATACCCACATTAGCACCCGAATTGCAGGAACTTA TGGCTATATGGCTCCTGAGTATGCATTGCATGGCCATTTGACAGAGAAAGCGGATGTTTATAGTTTTGGGATAGTGGCTCTTGAAATTGTTAGTGGGAGGTGCAACACTAGAATCCGCCCAAAGCAAGAACCTTTCATTCTCCTTGAATGG GCTCTTGTTTTGAAGGAGAATGGGAACTTGTTGGAATTTGTCGATACAAGGATTGGCTCGGATTGCGACAAAAACGAGGTGATGATAATGATAAATGTTGCTCTATTATGCACAAATCCCACTGCTTCAGCTAGACCTCCAATGTCTTCAGTGGTGAGCATGCTTGAAGGCAAGGCCGAAGTTCAGGAATACTGCACAGATTCAATGTCCTATTCAAGTCGTCAAAAGAATGTTGAAACTATGAAAAAGCTGCATAGGAAacttgaagatgatgatgatgtagaTATTAGCCAGACAAAGAGTATGTTAGGTGATGCGCCATGGACCACTTCTTCAACATCTGCTGCTGATCTCTATCCTGTTAGTTTGACTTCTGGGTATTGGCAGAATAGAGATTCCACAAACTAG
- the LOC107955264 gene encoding probable leucine-rich repeat receptor-like serine/threonine-protein kinase At3g14840 isoform X1 — protein sequence MKPNLSTHFLFIHIKPKKKKTLLNPLQKHSNMLFLRLFFGSIFIVCCLTTLSNEASLPNAEVEALESIGRTLGKTNWNFTGTCIQGNGRLDQPSPEFNESYVDNVICDCSFNNYTTCHVIHILLKGQGLSGTLPLNLTSLPFLQEIDLTRNYLNGTIPPGWGSSTRLIKISLLGNRLTGSIPEELANLRNLTSLVLENNGLSGTLPAALRDLPKIEKLHLGSNYFTGTIPETFASLTSLKEFRISDNNFTGQIPDFIFRNWTNLEKIYIEGSGLSGPIPSINATLLNLTYIIISDLNGAETNFTQPLINASLPKLKRLMMRSCNLIGEIPASFGRFTSIKILDLSFNRLTGEIPNQLSGLKFDNLFLNGNNFTGSVPQWILETNEKVDLSYNNFNDTGESSCQISKTVNLFASIARLNNTGIVPCLTSQITCSSEPLHFVHINCGGREITVNGTTYEADIDQAGPSTFYRSTNWAFSSTGIFLGNDNTDDNYFFDNGQVSVNGRDEQLYKNARLAPSSLTYYVFCLANATYLVNLHFAEIQFTNDRNYSSLGRRIFDVYIQGERMLKDFNIKEKTGGAGIPTVEPFNANVTDGTLEIRFQWTGKGTTSIPERGIYGPLISAISIFDPKYKPGSISVAAVVGIVAGVVFAALLILGILWWNGCLRRKSTLEQDLKGIELQTTSFTLRQIKAATNDFHASNKIGEGGFGPVYKGTLAEGTMVAVKQLSARSKQGNREFVTEIGMISALQHPHLVKLYGCCIEGNQLMLIYEYLENNSLARALFGPQESQSILDWPTRKKICIGIARGLAYLHEESRLKIVHRDIKATNVLLDKNLNPKISDFGLAKLDEEDNTHISTRIAGTYGYMAPEYALHGHLTEKADVYSFGIVALEIVSGRCNTRIRPKQEPFILLEWALVLKENGNLLEFVDTRIGSDCDKNEVMIMINVALLCTNPTASARPPMSSVVSMLEGKAEVQEYCTDSMSYSSRQKNVETMKKLHRKLEDDDDVDISQTKSMLGDAPWTTSSTSAADLYPVSLTSGYWQNRDSTN from the exons ATGAAACCCAATCTTTCAACCCATTTTTTGTTCATTCATatcaagccaaaaaaaaaaaaaaccctcttgAATCCACTCCAAAAACATTCCAATATGTTGTTTCTTCGACTTTTTTTTGGGTCAATATTCATAGTTTGTTGCCTTACAACGCTTTCAAACGAAGCTTCACTTCCAAATGCTGAAG TGGAAGCTTTGGAAAGTATTGGTAGAACATTAGGGAAGACAAACTGGAACTTTACTGGAACATGCATTCAAGGCAATGGTCGGTTGGACCAACCTTCACCCGAGTTTAATGAATCTTATGTTGATAATGTTATATGCGATTGTTCCTTCAACAACTATACTACCTGTCATGTCATTCACAT ACTACTCAAGGGACAGGGCCTTTCGGGTACTCTCCCACTAAACTTGACAAGTCTCCCTTTTCTGCAAGAAAT TGACCTAACTCGAAACTATCTTAATGGCACTATTCCTCCAGGGTGGGGTTCTTCTACGCGACTCATTAAGAT TTCCCTTCTAGGAAATCGATTAACTGGTTCAATCCCAGAAGAGCTAGCAAATCTCCGAAATCTCACCAGCTT AGTCCTTGAGAACAATGGTCTTTCAGGAACTTTGCCTGCAGCGCTGAGGGATCTACCCAAAATTGAGAAATT ACATCTTGGTTCCAACTATTTTACTGGGACAATACCTGAAACCTTTGCTAGTCTGACTTCATTGAAGGAATT TCGGATTAGTGACAACAATTTTACAGGACAAATTCCTGACTTCATATTCCGAAATTGGACAAATCTTGAAAAGAT ATATATTGAGGGAAGTGGTTTGAGTGGACCAATTCCATCCATTAATGCTACTTTACTTAACTTAACATACAT AATAATTAGTGACTTGAATGGAGCTGAAACAAATTTTACACAACCACTCATCAATGCCAGTTTGCCTAAATTGAAAAGACT GATGATGAGGAGTTGCAATCTCATTGGAGAGATACCTGCTTCTTTTGGGAGATTTACATCCATAAAGATATT AGATCTCAGCTTTAATAGACTCACTGGAGAAATTCCAAATCAGCTTTCTGGCCTTAAATTCGATAATTT GTTCTTAAATGGAAACAATTTTACTGGATCAGTCCCTCAATGGATACTGGAAACAAACGAAAAAGT GGATCTTTCATACAACAACTTCAATGACACAGGTGAATCAAGCTGTCAAATAAGCAAAACCGT GAACTTGTTCGCAAGCATTGCAAGACTCAATAACAC GGGAATTGTTCCATGTTTGACAAGCCAAATTACCTGCTCATCAGAAC CTTTGCACTTTGTCCATATAAATTGTGGAGGGAGAGAAATAACTGTTAATGGCACCACTTACGAAGCCGATATCGATCAAGCCGGGCCTTCGACATTTTACAGAAGTACCAACTGGGCATTTAGCAGCACCGGAATTTTTCTAGGCAATGACAACACCGACGACAACTATTTTTTTGACAATGGACAAGTTTCTGTCAATGGTCGTGATGAACAACTCTACAAAAATGCAAGGCTTGCGCCTAGCTCTTTGACTTACTATGTATTCTGTCTCGCCAATGCAACTTACTTAGTAAACCTCCATTTCGCTGAGATTCAGTTCACTAATGATCGAAATTATAGCAGCTTGGGGAGACGCATATTTGATGTTTACATTCAG GGAGAGCGGATGCTGAAGGATTTcaatattaaagaaaaaacagGAGGGGCAGGCATACCAACAGTAGAACCATTCAATGCAAATGTAACCGATGGCACTTTAGAGATTCGTTTCCAATGGACCGGAAAAGGGACAACTTCTATACCCGAGAGAGGCATTTACGGCCCTCTAATATCAGCAATATCCATTTTTGATCCTA AATATAAACCTGGCAGTATCTCAGTAGCTGCAGTGGTCGGTATTGTGGCCGGAGTAGTGTTTGCTGCTTTACTGATTTTAGGCATCCTTTGGTGGAATGGCTGTTTAAGACGGAAGAGTACATTGGAACAAG ATCTAAAAGGTATAGAGTTGCAGACAACTTCCTTTACCTTAAGGCAAATTAAAGCTGCTACAAACGATTTTCATGCTTCTAATAAAATTGGAGAAGGTGGTTTTGGTCCCGTCTACAAG GGCACTCTGGCAGAAGGCACGATGGTTGCTGTTAAGCAGCTATCAGCTCGATCGAAGCAAGGAAACCGTGAGTTTGTGACTGAGATTGGCATGATTTCAGCTCTACAACACCCTCATCTTGTAAAGTTGTATGGATGTTGCATTGAAGGAAACCAACTGATGCTTATATACGAGTACCTGGAAAACAACAGCCTTGCTCGTGCATTATTTG GGCCACAAGAATCTCAGTCGATATTAGACTGGCCAACAAGAAAGAAGATCTGCATTGGTATAGCAAGAGGATTAGCTTACCTCCATGAAGAATCAAGGTTGAAGATTGTGCATAGAGACATCAAGGCCACCAATGTGTTGCTTGATAAGaatctaaaccctaaaatatCCGACTTTGGTTTGGCTAAGCTTGATGAAGAAGATAATACCCACATTAGCACCCGAATTGCAGGAACTTA TGGCTATATGGCTCCTGAGTATGCATTGCATGGCCATTTGACAGAGAAAGCGGATGTTTATAGTTTTGGGATAGTGGCTCTTGAAATTGTTAGTGGGAGGTGCAACACTAGAATCCGCCCAAAGCAAGAACCTTTCATTCTCCTTGAATGG GCTCTTGTTTTGAAGGAGAATGGGAACTTGTTGGAATTTGTCGATACAAGGATTGGCTCGGATTGCGACAAAAACGAGGTGATGATAATGATAAATGTTGCTCTATTATGCACAAATCCCACTGCTTCAGCTAGACCTCCAATGTCTTCAGTGGTGAGCATGCTTGAAGGCAAGGCCGAAGTTCAGGAATACTGCACAGATTCAATGTCCTATTCAAGTCGTCAAAAGAATGTTGAAACTATGAAAAAGCTGCATAGGAAacttgaagatgatgatgatgtagaTATTAGCCAGACAAAGAGTATGTTAGGTGATGCGCCATGGACCACTTCTTCAACATCTGCTGCTGATCTCTATCCTGTTAGTTTGACTTCTGGGTATTGGCAGAATAGAGATTCCACAAACTAG